TTTAATATTCTTCAAAACCACGAGAATGCCACTTTCAATTTGATGATATAGACCAGAGATAAAGAATaatgagaaaaataaaaataaataaaaaaatatcccaataaaaataatatagcataataaaaaatacaaaaaagtttaatttctatattttttaaagaacaaaaaaaattctccattttatttttattaatattgttatttttatatatattcccCTCTTCTTATGGGTATAGAAGTTATATTTGAAATTTCacattttcttcattttttttatgataacTCTTGTCATTTTGCATTATCAATACCCATAAATCCACGTTAATTATAtccatattatatatatttataaaaaaaataagcaaaaaaagaatgtaataaatatttaaataaataagtaaacagtaacaataatactaataaattcatatatacacaACATTGTGTATATGTGTTTAAAGGCGAAGGATAAtgaaatttgtttatttgattatcctacaatttttattaggaTTTTTGGTTAGAGGGGAATtgtatttgtatttatttaaaaaattgatagATTTTGATAtagaatatattaacacttataaaaataaaatacaagaAGAATATGTTGCAAATTTTGATACGGtaatttatgaatatataaataaaaatgtatatttaaaaaacaattatgttgaaataaatgtaaaaggtgctataaaaaataacagcACACCACCCGTTGACAAAATTACCTTTCTATTACCATATCATGAAGCTTTTCAGGTTTGTGTAAAactttaaatatttttataaaacattttcattgaaaaaaatgaaaataacaatatgtgtatttttttttttttataacatatacacacatattcattcatttttatttaggCCACtaatattcaaataaaagacgaaaaaaataacgaaCTGCATTATAAAGTTTTAAGAAATGTAATTGATAtagacaaaataaatattgatAAATTTAACAATGATTATGATATAGAATTGtttaatgtaaaaatatttgaaatatatttaaataaaaaattaaaaaaaaatgaaaaaatatcagTAAAATTATCTTATATTTTAGGGCAACcttattttccttttccaattgatattaatttaaatgaaaaacaaaatgttttattttatatatcttcacaaattttattaccatataatgtagaaaatgaagaaaaaataataatacatatgtGTGAACATTGTATACTTAAAGAATTTGATGatgtaaattatatgaactGGTTTGAAAAGATAGacacaaataaatatgttcatacaaaaaataatgatataagaaattcagaaaattataatgatttaaataacgaaaattgtttttcatTGGGAAAtaaagttttattttattttacttcGGATTATAATTTAggatattttgaaaaagtTGTAAAAGATATAAAGATATCTCAACTaggttatatatatgaaaaggaagaatatattttaaaaaataattctgcaaaaataaataaatttgatagATATTTGCTAAGTGATTatgaaaacaaatatacttcagaagaaaatatagagGAAAACAACCAAACAAAATAtgctaataaaaattattccagtattatatattctatgcaatctaaaataaattacaatatttttgaatataactattttgatgaattaggaaaaatatatttaattagaGCAGATGAATTTTATGAtacacacaaaaaaaaaaatattataaaatttgatCTAAAACCAAGATATCCAATTTTAGGGGGGTGGAAAACACATTTTTGTAATTCATATTATCATTCATCcaatttgtttaaaattaaaaataaacaaaattattatgctTATAATGTCGATATTTCACCATCAATAAAAtccttttatattaaagaaATGTACATCAATATTTATCTACCTCCTTATTCTAATAACATAtccataaataataataatttaaaggAAATGTCTgttaaaaatggaaaaacaAAAGATTGGCTAGATCTTATTTCACACAGGGATACAATACAAATAcaaattcaaaatatatttccacAACATGAGGaaaacaattataaaaattttatagttatgtatgaattaaaatttgtcacaatttttcttaagcctttaattattatattgataACCTTTATTGTTATTCTATTCTTTTACTTTATTAAAGGTTTATCCTTTAGGTAACTAGccaaaaatacaaaaaaaaataaaaaatattagaatggctataaaaatgaagacgccataataatttgtatatttcaTGCACAAGCAATACATAAAtgttgatttttttttttccagcTTTAATTCAGATAAGGATAACTTAAAGAAGGAAACTCAAGAACGTATCATTTTTGCAGAAAAATGCAAAGAATTGTACGAGAATTTGTCTCATATATCAGGTGAATatgtgaaaatatatatgttctACTTTTAtgtcatatttatatattttcatatatgtattatatcatttaataaaattttttggGATATACTTTGAAAACAGATAATTTAATTCAATCTTTGAGTGATGTGAATCCACAAGAAAggattaaaataaaagataaatttttaaaggAAGAAGAAAAGTGGACACAcgattttatatatttcaccAAAGAGTTTTCTAGGACCTTTGAAAATACTGCAAGAAAAGGAGTGCTAAAAAgttacataaataaatgttttaattACCATTCAgttgttaaaaaattttttgaagcccaattatataacaatttGGTAAGTACATAAAagttaaataaaaaagagaGGATATACACATTAATGCGTATACAAACATATATAGTTTTCCTCTCTTAATATTTCTGATCACTTTATccaaattataataataaaaacataatttacaaacatatattaCTATGCcgtaattatttttttaattttattattttttgggaTACATTCTTTAGAACATcaatttaaatgaattagCGGAAGTTGAAAAGGAACTAGTTATTTTgctaaaatataattagggattaaatatgcaattttttttaatatttttattaaaatctatgtataaatatgtgtttttttatgtaatttGTACTTGCACACgagtatatattatatatatgcatatgtgtatatacatgcccattttcatttattctCTTTTGGtcttataaaattttcccTTAAAAACGTGCAATATTCTTTAAATATCTGTTTTATATGGTATTATATGTAATTATCATTCTTTTATAATGGTTCAACATTctatcattatatttggTTATAATATCTagacaattttattttatttttatatattgttgTTTTATTAGTAAATAGTTTACACCCTGATTAACTTTGTCAGCAATgacatatgtatatgcacatatacatatactTAATTAGTTATGCTTAATATTGAATTttcatttgaaaaataatattttataaaaagagtatactaaaaatatagaatgCGTATGAACATGCaataacatatatgtatttgcacacatattataattttttttttcgataaaaaaataatttgtgcataaataaaactagCTATTTGGATATCCATAACAACATTGTCTATATATAACCAAAAAAGGAGAGTAAAAATGAcaaatttttgtattaagTCTTAtctgtttttatatttatcctttttattattttttgatataatCACAATATTCCATGTTTCATCGATAAGAATATCCactgttttaaaaaatgacaaaaaaaaaaaaaattttaacaCTTCATTGGtggaagaaaataaaaaataccttttcaatgaaataaaattaaataatagatttaaaaatgatataaaaggatatattcaaaatatcaACAATTTCCATTCAATAATAGAAAGTAAAATACCAAATTCGTTACTATATGTTCACGAAGACTTAATTAATTTTCACAATAGTCAATTTATTGGCGACATTGAAATTGGTAATCCTCCTCAAAGTTTTAAGGTTGTCTTTGATACAGGATCCAGTAACTTTGCAATTCCCTCAACGAAATGTGTCAAGTGAGTTTtagattaaaaaaaaaaaaaaaaatgaacgaaaaaaagataaataatgaaaaaaaaaatgttccCAAACTACTTGTGCCTTACCCATATGTTATTACTATTAGCTCTACATATTCGTTAACTTACATTTTTcttgtattattttattaaattatatttttattttaaacatTTAGAGGAGGATGTACTTTACACAATAAATTCGATGCCAAGAAATCACGGACTTTTATGAGCAACTTGAAAAGTAATCAGATTGGAAATGAACATAAAAAAGCATGTACTTTGGTGGctatacatatatgaatatgataaatatttttaaaaaattaaatataaaagagaATCTTCTAAGTATAGCTAGTATATGTAgctatttttaaatgtcTTTTGTCAATTTGTTTCTTATTAGATAAAAAGGAGTCCATCTATACATATGTTCAAGTAATTCTCttctattaataaattaatatttttagaatatatattaatttatttaccTTAATAATTGtctaaatttgtttatgtATAATTAATTGTTATTTCCTTACGACAAACTATAGTACGGAACAGGAAAAAGCagtaagaaaaaaaaaaaaaaaaatttgcaATGATTTAATAATTGCTAACAATAGTTAAGAAGTAACATcttcataatttattaaattattattttttttaagttctCGAGCATGGATACGATGATGTGTATATGAAGGGATTGTATAagctttaaaaaaaataactaatataattacaaatttttatatattaaaataaatttattcataaaaaattatattcccaataatactattatttgttttgttttagaaaaattaataaacaaTGTATAGGATTAATAATCGAAggttaattttaaatactataatattaatatgtaaTTTGATATTACAACTATATAGCATGAATaggttaaaaaaataaaaacatatgtatattatttttttacagaATCTATGCACCCCTTCTCAGATTTACCGTTTGACGGAATTGTTGGATTAGGATTTTCTGACCGTTAGTCTTAATACATTTTCTATTTGTTTCCTTTATTatagtatttatttttatatttttttaaattactacgaatattttaaaagcGGATAATAGCTTCCAAACCAAATATTCTAAGTCCTTAATCGAAACAATTAAAGAGCAGGCAAGAAAacaatcaaataaaaatagcaattaaaaacatcatcttcattttgtttatacttttttgattttatcTATTTGTTTACCCTTTCCCCCTTAATTCTTTAGAATCTTCTacaacaaaatattttttcattttatgtTCCAAAGGAGTTGGAAAAGTACACAAATAAATTTCCCCCATTCATATAcctatataatattataaatatttttattattacaattttttttttatttatcttatatatttttaatggtATTCCTTCTCATTAGATCAGGGGCAATTACATTTGGAAGGGCTAATAGCAAATATGCTATAGAAGGAGAAAAAATCGAATGGTTTCCCGTTATATCAAtgtgtaataaaaaaataaaattgtcaCCGTATTATCCATTCGATCGTAAATTGAAAAGTGATTTTGTCCACGctttaacatatatattttattttatttttttaaaaagacTTTTGGGAAATAAATCTATTAGGGATATTGCTTCCAGACAAAAATTTCGAAATAtgttcaaataaaaaatgcagAGCAGCAGTCGATACCGGTTCCAGTTTGGTAAGAATACATTTTCGTACATTTTctattcatttaaaaaaatgtttacaaatgctaattttatttttgtatttttatgaacagTTCATAAATAAGCATAcatatgtgcatatatttatgttttttttttttttttttgattttagATAACTGGGCCATCGAGCCTTATGCAGCCATTAATAgaaaacataaatttaGAAAAGGATTGTTCTAATATAAGTAGTTTACCGattatttcatttgttttaaaaaatgtcgAAGGGAAAACAGTTATACTAGATTTTACCCCAGACgattatattttgcaaGAAAATAGTGAAGTAATgtgcatataaaaaaatgtattgaATATTACTAGCTTATTTATGtcaatttaattaaaaaaaaataaaaacgtgaaatatatttcaatagttatattattttttctactatttttttttttatttaaaatacatttatttttatatatatacattttgtCATTTCCACTTTTTTTCAGGAGGATAATTCTTCTCAatgtaaaattttatttctttatttttttagtgattaataagaatattatttatacgATTTTTTACTgtctaatttttttaggCGTAATTGGACTGATGTCCCTTGACATTCCACCACCCCGAGGTcctattttcatttttggtaagccataaattttttttaaatgtttttttttttattttttttagacatattattcatatccTTTAATGTTCCTTATActcatttaataaatctgaacattgtaatttttttcaataaaaataaaattataatatttaataggCAATGTTTTCattagaaaatattacaCAATATTTGACAATGACCATAAACTCGTTGGAGTAGTTAAAAGCAATCacaatttttaaagaaattgctattatggaaaatactacaattatacaaaaaagagaaaatgaaaatgggAAAGGTGTGCCTTTTTCCagtttaataataattgttaTGGATTTTAGTAATAGCAACTGATTTGTTTTtgtgttttattatttattaatatgtattattattttttttatttatttatatagctttttataaatgtaCTTATTCCATTTATTGTAGCAAATTTTTTGTAACTAATTATTGTTCCTGTTATTTACTAACCACACTATCATATGCATAATTTGTTATCccccttttttttaatataaaattaagtaaaaacttaaaatggataattatatttgcTTTGACCTTTACATGATTTAACctgttaattttttttttataacattcttggtttttattataataaaatgaaaataactAATGAGTATTTTAAACAAAAGAAGGAAATGCatggtatttttttttttgccgtttcataatatatatgctctAATGGATGGAATGACGATCATATAAATAGgagtatatattatttaatttttttaattcatacaaataaaatttgtacAAATTtgagaaaagaaaaaaatacacaaaaaacaaataaatgtgtattatatgcatttttctTTAAGCATATTAAATTGAGTATTATTTTcctattttaattttatgaaaatttcAAAAGTGTATAATTGTAGCAATATACATATACTTTtggaaaaatgaaatacaATTGTGATATGATATTCCTTCTTGTGTTATTTTAAGAAAGTAATAAATGCCACAAGATTATAGCATTTTTGAAATAGCTGTAAcgtaaatatttttttataaatcgtgtaaaaatataataaatagttACAAGGCGAGAAGTTTATTCGCGTGGATAAagatatacataaataaatatacatatacatatgtgtGAACTTTAATGAGTacgataatttttttaaagaaatgAAAAGTATTCAAATATTGAGCAAGTAtgttacaaaaaataaagtatatTATGTACATAAAGTAATTATCCTTGTGTGTATTTGTCGACGAAAAGTTATTTGTGGATATATACGTCCTTCTTTATTTCACTCGTTTTTCTTTATACTTTCCCCTTTTTAAATGTTCACAGAAAACGCCAAAATTTCAGTACCTTGGTTtctcttaaaaaaaaatggcaAAATCTTAGTGCATACATAACAAAGGATATTGATATGTCCCATTGGAGAGAGTTAAATGGCAAAATATCTGAGATAGAAAGCTTAGTACATAGTCAAGAAAATTcagaaattaaaaaaatagactGGAATAAATggaatgaaaaaataagcaaTAAGGAATTGCTTTTAtggtatataaaaaaaaatgaaccAAATAACTATTGTATGCACATGTGTGTATTATAAATTCTGACTTTGcacataatatttttctccTTTTTGACAAAATGCAGTATGAAAAACTTTTACGATAATCAAATGAACACATTGGAAGCTATGGAAGaaggagaaaaaaaagaatcgCCATCGAAAAAAAGTGAAGAggataaattatttgaagaagcattaaataattgtaaaaaagCAGAAGAAACATCAGCTAAACTTTTAATAGATGGGGCCAAAACATTATGGATAAGTTTTCATAACCCTTCGgtaaataatttagatAATAATGAATGGATAGAAAGTGATAAGTATTGGCAAGCTTTTGTTGAAAAACATGCTACatataatttgaataataaaagtttAGAGCCTGAAGAtgaagaaaacaaaaatttcgaaaaaaatgaatggcataaaaaaacgacaaaatttaatgaaagAAGTGATACCCCTATTCTATATGATTATATGGTTAACTTACCATCTTGGGAATACTATGATATTAATAGAAGAGTTTTTCTTGAAAATATGCTATACTTTTTATTGCGAACCGGTTTAAGTTACAAGTTTTTTCCTGAATTGTTCAGGTGGAAATGGAAAACTCATATAGAAGATTTAAGATTCCAATTTTTAGATATAGCACAAAAacgaagaaaaaattatcaattATCTACAGCTAAAAGAGAGGTACCATTAGAATTACAGCCATCAGATTACGAACATAAAGGAGAAGAATATCATTTGAAATTATTAAACCATTTTAAAgattatcaaaatttagTATTATCGAGACTAATGtctaattatatatttttatgtgaTCCATTTATTCCTATTCAATCAAAAGAAGGATTAAATAATACTTTAAAAATGCATAATGGTGGGAAATTATATAAGCTCAATAATGATAATgtaaattgtttattttatttaccaAAAGATTGTGATGAAAATAgtacaaaaattatgtacAAACCATTGGATGCATTgacaaatttttattcatatttgcaaaataaaaatataaaattaaatgatacTTACTATAGACtattacaaatatttacaCAAATATTACAAGAAAGAGGTGCATATTGGTTAAATCTAccaaatgaaaatattccTGATTCATTTTTAAGGAGGTATAATAAAGATGATTCATTATATCCAGTTTATGTTGAATATGTTTCAAATTTAAAGGAggaatttttaaataaaacagaAATACCTTTGAATAACTACACTCaagaaattgaaaatattgaagaaaaatataaaaatgaatgtcaattttttgataaactTTTGCACACTTTTTTATCAGATGACATTTCTTTGACATATGAAGACAATACCCCtgatttatcaaaattaaatgaaagtcaaattaaaaaattattagatgaaaaaaaaattaaaatatttgacaaacaaaataatcaaCTACTCAATGACCCCCTTACTATTATggaatacataaaaaatcaagAAATTGAAAAACAACAAATTAAAGAGTTTGTTAAATCTCTTTCATCTTAACTcgtgtatttttttttttttttcatggAAGTTAGGATATGCTGTTGttcatttgttttattatggGTGTGTTTTTTGAAATGCTGTATTTGTTTGCGTATCTGTAATATTGCCCCGTTTATTGTAGTAAAAAGagtcaaataaaaatcagtgtacatatatatatatatatatatatatatatatatatacctaATATAATAACTTTCTGATCTTCAAAAATGTTGAAACAAAATAAG
Above is a window of Plasmodium berghei ANKA genome assembly, chromosome: 4 DNA encoding:
- a CDS encoding dolichyl-diphosphooligosaccharide--protein glycosyltransferase subunit OST1, putative encodes the protein MKFVYLIILQFLLGFLVRGELYLYLFKKLIDFDIEYINTYKNKIQEEYVANFDTVIYEYINKNVYLKNNYVEINVKGAIKNNSTPPVDKITFLLPYHEAFQATNIQIKDEKNNELHYKVLRNVIDIDKINIDKFNNDYDIELFNVKIFEIYLNKKLKKNEKISVKLSYILGQPYFPFPIDINLNEKQNVLFYISSQILLPYNVENEEKIIIHMCEHCILKEFDDVNYMNWFEKIDTNKYVHTKNNDIRNSENYNDLNNENCFSLGNKVLFYFTSDYNLGYFEKVVKDIKISQLGYIYEKEEYILKNNSAKINKFDRYLLSDYENKYTSEENIEENNQTKYANKNYSSIIYSMQSKINYNIFEYNYFDELGKIYLIRADEFYDTHKKKNIIKFDLKPRYPILGGWKTHFCNSYYHSSNLFKIKNKQNYYAYNVDISPSIKSFYIKEMYINIYLPPYSNNISINNNNLKEMSVKNGKTKDWLDLISHRDTIQIQIQNIFPQHEENNYKNFIVMYELKFVTIFLKPLIIILITFIVILFFYFIKGLSFSFNSDKDNLKKETQERIIFAEKCKELYENLSHISDNLIQSLSDVNPQERIKIKDKFLKEEEKWTHDFIYFTKEFSRTFENTARKGVLKSYINKCFNYHSVVKKFFEAQLYNNLNINLNELAEVEKELVILLKYN
- a CDS encoding aspartyl protease, yielding MTNFCIKSYLFLYLSFLLFFDIITIFHVSSIRISTVLKNDKKKKNFNTSLVEENKKYLFNEIKLNNRFKNDIKGYIQNINNFHSIIESKIPNSLLYVHEDLINFHNSQFIGDIEIGNPPQSFKVVFDTGSSNFAIPSTKCVKGGCTLHNKFDAKKSRTFMSNLKNKKESIYTYVQYGTGKSILEHGYDDVYMKGLKINKQCIGLIIEESMHPFSDLPFDGIVGLGFSDPDNSFQTKYSKSLIETIKEQNLLQQNIFSFYVPKELEKSGAITFGRANSKYAIEGEKIEWFPVISMYFWEINLLGILLPDKNFEICSNKKCRAAVDTGSSLITGPSSLMQPLIENINLEKDCSNISSLPIISFVLKNVEGKTVILDFTPDDYILQENSEEDNSSQCVIGLMSLDIPPPRGPIFIFGNVFIRKYYTIFDNDHKLVGVVKSNHNF
- a CDS encoding ATP synthase F0 subunit d-like protein, putative; protein product: MKSIQILSKKRQNFSTLVSLKKKWQNLSAYITKDIDMSHWRELNGKISEIESLVHSQENSEIKKIDWNKWNEKISNKELLLCMKNFYDNQMNTLEAMEEGEKKESPSKKSEEDKLFEEALNNCKKAEETSAKLLIDGAKTLWISFHNPSVNNLDNNEWIESDKYWQAFVEKHATYNLNNKSLEPEDEENKNFEKNEWHKKTTKFNERSDTPILYDYMVNLPSWEYYDINRRVFLENMLYFLLRTGLSYKFFPELFRWKWKTHIEDLRFQFLDIAQKRRKNYQLSTAKREVPLELQPSDYEHKGEEYHLKLLNHFKDYQNLVLSRLMSNYIFLCDPFIPIQSKEGLNNTLKMHNGGKLYKLNNDNVNCLFYLPKDCDENSTKIMYKPLDALTNFYSYLQNKNIKLNDTYYRLLQIFTQILQERGAYWLNLPNENIPDSFLRRYNKDDSLYPVYVEYVSNLKEEFLNKTEIPLNNYTQEIENIEEKYKNECQFFDKLLHTFLSDDISLTYEDNTPDLSKLNESQIKKLLDEKKIKIFDKQNNQLLNDPLTIMEYIKNQEIEKQQIKEFVKSLSS